One part of the Propionispora hippei DSM 15287 genome encodes these proteins:
- the speE gene encoding polyamine aminopropyltransferase, whose product MELWLTEQQTDHVGLACRVKETLFTGKSPYQDIAVVDSAEFGRMLVLDGVFQTSVFDEFVYHEMIAHVPLLTHPNPRQVLVIGGGDGGTIREVVKHPAVVQAEMVEIDGLVVEVSKKYLPEISEALLQENPKVRLKIGDGIQHMKEAQNKYDVIIVDCSDPIGPGEGLFTPEFYQDVYKALKEDGLFVQQTESPFYHQPLLRRLFSDIRDLFPITRTYLASIPLYPGGLHCFTLGSKHYDPLQGEVPVLPFATRYYNRDIHRSCFALPTFIQDLLK is encoded by the coding sequence ATGGAATTATGGCTTACAGAACAGCAGACGGATCATGTGGGTCTGGCTTGCCGTGTGAAAGAAACGTTATTTACGGGGAAATCCCCTTATCAGGATATCGCCGTGGTTGATTCAGCGGAGTTTGGCCGTATGCTAGTGCTGGATGGAGTGTTCCAGACTTCGGTTTTTGACGAATTTGTGTATCACGAAATGATTGCTCATGTTCCATTGCTTACGCATCCTAATCCCCGTCAGGTATTGGTGATTGGCGGTGGTGACGGTGGCACAATCCGGGAAGTGGTAAAGCATCCGGCTGTTGTGCAGGCGGAAATGGTGGAGATTGATGGTTTGGTAGTAGAAGTAAGTAAAAAGTACCTGCCTGAGATTAGTGAGGCCTTACTTCAGGAGAATCCGAAGGTGCGGTTAAAAATTGGCGACGGCATTCAGCACATGAAGGAAGCGCAAAACAAATATGATGTGATTATTGTCGATTGTTCCGATCCCATTGGGCCGGGCGAAGGCTTGTTTACGCCGGAATTTTATCAGGATGTTTATAAAGCGCTGAAAGAGGATGGGTTATTCGTCCAACAGACAGAATCGCCCTTTTATCATCAACCGTTACTTCGGCGTCTCTTTAGTGATATTCGCGACCTGTTTCCTATTACGAGAACCTATCTGGCATCGATTCCTCTATATCCGGGTGGTTTGCATTGCTTCACCTTAGGATCTAAACATTATGACCCGCTGCAGGGTGAGGTGCCGGTGCTGCCATTTGCCACCAGGTATTATAACCGGGACATTCACCGGAGTTGTTTTGCCTTGCCGACCTTTATTCAGGATTTGTTAAAGTAG